GAGGGCGAGTTGGAActggaggaggatgttgacATTGAAGTTCGAGAGGAGGAGCCGCCATTTTTGGCTGGCCAGACTAAACAGTCTTTGGAGCTTTCCCCTATTCGAGTGGTCAAGGCCCCTGATGGATCCATGAACAGAGCCGCCATGGCAGGAACAACGCTTgccaaggagagaaaagaattgaaacagaaggaggctgaagaagctgccaaggaggaATCGAAAGAAAACCTGTCAAATCAGTGGAATGATCCAATGGCCGATCCCGATAAGCGCAAGTTTGCCAGCGATCTAAAGCATGCGAGAATGAACACTAGGACAGACGAAGAGCCTGAGTGGAAGAGGGCGGTTATTCCCAAGGGGCAGTCGCTGGGCAAGCGTACTAACCTCAGTATCAAGGAGCAGCGAGAGTCTCTGCCCGTCTTTGCGTTCCGTTCGCAGCTGATAAAGGCAGTGCAGGAGAACCAAATCTTGATTGTGGTTGGAGAGACTGGCTCGGGAAAGACAACCCAGTTGACGCAGTATCTCGCAGAAGCTGGGTTCGCAGACAACGGCATCATTGGATGTACGCAGCCTCGTCGTGTCGCCGCCATGTCCGTTGCGAAGCGTGTGGCGGAAGAAGTTGGCTGCaagcttggagaagaggtTGGATACAATGTCCGTTTCGATGATTGCACCAGCCCTGCCACCAGGATCAAGTACATGACGGACGGTATGCTACAGCGAGAGATTCTCATGGACCCCGACATGAAGCGGTATTCGTGCATTATGCTTGACGAGGCCCACGAGCGAACTATTTCCACCGACGTCTTGTTTGCGCTGTTGAAAAAAGCACTCAAGAGGAGACCCGATATGAAGGTCATTGTTACTTCAGCCACTCTTGATGCCGACAAGTTTTCCGCCTACTTCAACGAGTGTCCTATCTTCACAATCCCGGGCCGAACGTATCCCGTCGAAATCTTGTATTCTCGCGAGCCTGAATCTGATTACTTGGATGCTGCGCTTGTCACTGTGATGCAGATTCATCTAACAGAACCCAAGGGTGATATTCTTCTATTCTTGACTGGCCAAGAGGAAATCGACACGTCGTGCGAGATTTTATATGAGAGAATGAAAGCCCTTGGACCGAGCGTACCGGATTTGCTTATCCTACCTGTATATGCACAGCTTCCGAGCGAGATGCAGAGCCGAATTTTCGAACCTGCTCCCCCTGGAAGTCGAAAAGTTGTCATTGCCACGAATATTGCCGAGACATCCATTACCATTGACGAGATTTACTACGTCGTTGACCCTGGTTTTGTCAAGCAAAATGCCTATGATCCCAAGCTCGGAATGGATTCCCTGGTTGTTACGCCCATCTCCCAGGCGCAAGCAAACCAGCGAGCCGGTCGAGCTGGTCGAACTGGTCCTGGAAAATGCTTCCGTTTGTATACAGAGGCCGCCTACCAGTCAGAAATGTTGCCAACAACCATTCCTGAGATTCAGCGACAAAACTTGGCAAACACTATTTTGATGCTCAAGGCAATGGGCATCAACGACCTTTTACATTTCGACTTTATGGACCCGCCGCCAATTAACACGATGTTGACAGCCTTGGAAGAGTTGTACGCCTTGAGCGCACTAGACGACGAAGGCTTGCTAACTCGTCTGGGGCGAAAGATGGCAGATTTTCCCATGGAGCCGTCACTGGCAAAGGTGCTCATCGCTGCTGTTGATCATAAGTGCTCTGATGAGATGCTCAGCATTGTAGCCATGCTCAATTTGCCCAATGTCTTTTACCGCCCCAAGGAAAAGCAGTCGCAGGCCGATCAGAAAAAGTCCAAGTTCCACGATCCTCACGGAGACCACCTGACGCTTCTCAATGTGTATAATGCCTGGAAGCATAGCGGCTACTCTAGCCCCTGGTGCTTTGAGAACTTTATCCAGGCGCGGTCAATGCGTCGTGCCAAGGATGTCCGAGATCAGCTTATGAAGATCATGGAGCGCTATAAACATCCGGTCGTCTCTTGTGGACGTGACACGCAAAAGGTGCGCCAGGCTCTCTGCACGGGCTTCTTCCGCAATGCAGCGCGCAAGGATCCCCAAGAAGGGTACAAGACTCTCACAGAGGGCACGCCAGTGTACCTTCATCCTAGTTCGGCCCTCTTTGGAAAGCAAGCTGAATGGATCATTTACCACACGCTCGTGTTGACGACGAAGGAGTATATGCACTGCACGACGAGCATCGAGCCGAAATGGCTGGTCGAGGCAGCTCCGACATTCTTCAAGGTGGCGCCGACGGATAGACTAAGCAAGCGGAAGCAAGCTGAAAGAATTCAGCCACTGTATAATAAATTTGCCGGAGAAGACGACTGGAGACTCAGCGCCCAGAAGAGAGGTGGAAgg
The sequence above is drawn from the Trichoderma breve strain T069 chromosome 5, whole genome shotgun sequence genome and encodes:
- a CDS encoding helicase associated domain (HA2) domain-containing protein; this encodes MDDLLNLELLSLVSKVTSELQNHVGISDKTLAEFLIAQRLESKSSDDFRKRLDGLNADFPPSLIDSLDRLVVAMHPKFKGQNGDAHHDEHHHHRTFEENEKVFSGLAMPDKTPGYNDGADAIDDTLALLEGLEGKAKKEKASRKRSRSPEDEHRESRSRRHRSRSRDRRKRDKYRSRSRSQDAGNEDWRDGFRESRKSRNRRRHDYDDDIDRDDFSRAPAPEVDDQPIMNKIYQGHVTGIKDFGAFVNLHHVRGKVDGLVHISRIVSGQRVTHPSDLLSSGQQVWVKVVSIEGHRIGLSMKDVDQEDGRDLEPQARLTTGANMEALGGGGRNGFVDVAPAMPRDSLGPPRRQKKRMTSPERWEIRQLIASGVAKASDYPDLEEDYNATLRGEGELELEEDVDIEVREEEPPFLAGQTKQSLELSPIRVVKAPDGSMNRAAMAGTTLAKERKELKQKEAEEAAKEESKENLSNQWNDPMADPDKRKFASDLKHARMNTRTDEEPEWKRAVIPKGQSLGKRTNLSIKEQRESLPVFAFRSQLIKAVQENQILIVVGETGSGKTTQLTQYLAEAGFADNGIIGCTQPRRVAAMSVAKRVAEEVGCKLGEEVGYNVRFDDCTSPATRIKYMTDGMLQREILMDPDMKRYSCIMLDEAHERTISTDVLFALLKKALKRRPDMKVIVTSATLDADKFSAYFNECPIFTIPGRTYPVEILYSREPESDYLDAALVTVMQIHLTEPKGDILLFLTGQEEIDTSCEILYERMKALGPSVPDLLILPVYAQLPSEMQSRIFEPAPPGSRKVVIATNIAETSITIDEIYYVVDPGFVKQNAYDPKLGMDSLVVTPISQAQANQRAGRAGRTGPGKCFRLYTEAAYQSEMLPTTIPEIQRQNLANTILMLKAMGINDLLHFDFMDPPPINTMLTALEELYALSALDDEGLLTRLGRKMADFPMEPSLAKVLIAAVDHKCSDEMLSIVAMLNLPNVFYRPKEKQSQADQKKSKFHDPHGDHLTLLNVYNAWKHSGYSSPWCFENFIQARSMRRAKDVRDQLMKIMERYKHPVVSCGRDTQKVRQALCTGFFRNAARKDPQEGYKTLTEGTPVYLHPSSALFGKQAEWIIYHTLVLTTKEYMHCTTSIEPKWLVEAAPTFFKVAPTDRLSKRKQAERIQPLYNKFAGEDDWRLSAQKRGGRGGGGGTWG